TTTATAGGACCTTTAATAGAAATCCCATTAGAAATTAGCGAGTATGTAACAGTTTTTGAATTAGAAACACTAACTAAAAAAGATATAGAGAATTTTATTAGAGAATTTATTAGAGTTTACGAAGTAGAAGTTGTAGAAGATGAATTTATAGAATATTTATCTATATTATTAAAGGGACTTACAGAATCTGAAATAGAAAATATTTTATCCTTATCTTATGCAACTTATGGAGAGATAAGTTGCAGAGCTTTAAACCTCATATTAGAAGAAAAAGCCCAGGTGGTAAGAAAATCTGGAGTTTTAACTATGGTGTTAAACCAAACTAAGTTTGAGGAGATAGGTGGCTTAAAGAATATAAAAAAATGGTTATCTAAGAAGGCTTTTATATTTAAAGAATATGAAAGAGCATTAAGTATGGGAATTGAAGTTCCAAAGGGAGTATGTATAGTAGGTATGCCAGGGTGTGGTAAATCTTTAACAGCGAAAGGTGCTGGAGATTTATTTAAGGTGCCTACCTTAAGGTTTGACATGGGAGGAATTATAGGGAGCCATGTAGGAGAAGCAGAATGTAATATGAAAAAGGCAATAAAATATGCAGAAAGATTTTCTCCATGTATATTGTGGATAGACGAAATAGAAAAAGCCTTCTCTGAAATGAACTCCACAGTAGGCGGAAAACAAGAAGCGCTTATTATAACTTCATACTTCTTAACTTGGTTACAAGAGAAGAAGACTCCAGTATTTGTAGTAGCTACAGCAAATAGTGTTAAAAATATTCCATCAGAACTTCTTAGAAAGGGAAGATTTGATGAGGTGTTCTTCGTGGATTTCCCTAAGGAAGAAGAGAGACGTGAAATTTTAGAAGTACATTTAAAAAAGAGAAAAGGAAGTATAGAAGGAATAGATATAGATTACTTAAGTAAGGCTACAGAAGGCTTTACAGGGGTAAGTATAGAAAGCATTATAAAAGAAAGCATGGAAAATGCGTTTATTGATGGAAGAGAAGAAATAACTAATGAAGATATAATAAGTGCTATTGAAAGCAATTATGATCAACGTGAAATTCTTAAAACAGAAGTTAAGGAAAAATATAACATTTTTAAAGAGCATAATTTTAAAAACGCTTCAAAATAAATTAAACATGCAAAAAACATCGAAAAAGGTACAAAAAAATTAATTTTTTGTGTTGTAATGTCATCATAACTAATTTATTATAAATTTAAGGGAAAAAAGATAGAAAATTATAGTAAAAGTTAGTTAAATGAACAACATAAATTAATATTTTTAAAATAGATTAAAATTTTAAGAAAATCCACAGGTTCAAGGGATAAACCTGTGGGTTTTAAGATAAAAATAAATAAAATAAAAACATAAAAGTACAAGGAAATGAAAAAGTCAGTTAAATTTAACTGATACTTATATATCGGTTAAAATACTTAAAGTCTTTATAGTAAAATTAAAAAAACTTTAAGTTTTAAAATATGAAAGGGAGGGATTCCCTAAGCTATGATAGTTTGGAAGAAAAAAGAAAGAAAAAAATTAGGGGATATGCTTGTACAAGCAGGGAAGATATCTCAAGAAGATTTAATAAAATCTTTAGAAAACCAAATAAAAACTAGAGAAAAACTTGGTCAAATACTATTAAAGTCAAATTTAATTACAGAAGATGAGCTTGTAAATTTTTTATCTGAGCAGATGAATGTTAAAAGAATAGATTTATCTAATCTAGATATATCAGAAGAAGTTATAAAACTTATTCCAAAAGATGTATCAGAAAAGTATAACTTAATAGGATTTAAAGAAGAATATGGTGTTTTATGTGTAGCCATGACTGATCCTACAAATCTTTTTGCTATCGATGATTTAAGATTTATAACTCAAAAAAATATACAAACATTTATAGCTAAAAGTGAGTCTATAAAGAAGGCTATAGATAAATATTATAAAAAACAAGAAAATGAAGAAACATTAGAGGATCTAAAAAAAGAATATGAGATAGAGGAAATAGAAGAGGAAGAAACTGAGGAGCAAGAAGGAGTAATAAATGCGCCTACAGTTAGACTTACTAATTCTATATTAACTGGAGCTATAGATTTAAAAGCCAGTGATATTCATGTGGAGCCTTTTGAAAAGACTGTTATAGTAAGGTATAGGGTAGACGGTGCATTAAATGAAGTTATGAATATACCTAAAACAGCTTATCCTGCAGTTTCTACAAGAATGAAAATCATGGCTGGAATGAATATAGCTGAAAAAAGAATACCACAAGACGGAAGAATTCAAATGAAGATAAATGGTCTTCCATACGATTTCCGTGTAAACTCACTACCTACAATTTATGGGGAAAAAATAGTTATAAGAATACTTGATAGAACAGGTTCTCTAATAGATAGGGACATGCTTGGGTTTACTGATCAAGAAAATAAAATGATAGATAAAATCTTGAGGCAACCTAATGGTATTTTACTTGTTACAGGACCTACGGGAAGTGGTAAGACTACAACTCTATACTCTTTTCTAAAAGAGATAAATACCCCAGATAAAAACATTATAACTATAGAAGACCCTATAGAATATATGCTTGATAGAATAAACCAAGTTCAGGTAAATTCTAAAGCAGGGTTAACTTTTGCAGCAGGACTAAGAAGTATGTTAAGACAAGACCCGGACGTAATAATGGTAGGGGAAATAAGAGATGAGGAAACAGCTCAAATTGCAGTTAGGGCATCTATTACAGGACACTTTGTTTTATCTACACTTCATACCAACGATGCGCCAAGTACCATAACAAGACTTATAGATATGGGACTTGAGTCATATTTAGTTGCAGATGCTGTAGTTGGAATTATAGCACAAAGACTTGTTAGAAGAATTTGTCCTTATTGCAAAGAACAAGTTATGTCCAATGAATGGGAAAATGAAGTTATGAATCTTTCTCAATCAGTTCCAATATATAAAGCCACAGGATGTAAACATTGCAGTAACACAGGCTTTAAAGGAAGAGTTGCAGTCCATGAAGTTCTACTGATGAACAATGAAATAAGAAGAGTTGTAGAAAAGAAAGAGCCTATGGAAGTTATAATGGAGGCGGCAAAACGTAATGGAATGGTTAACTTATTTGGTAACTGTAGAGAGTTAGTTTTAAGAGGAGAAACCACAGTAAATGAAATGGTAAAGGTGGTGCATAGCAATGATTGATATAACTAATATAGAAGAAATTATAAGATATGCAGCA
The nucleotide sequence above comes from Hathewaya histolytica. Encoded proteins:
- a CDS encoding AAA family ATPase: MSINTIEDKISLYVDAQYPIIHIDTYEESRAEKLIKNVCYNFNIYEWNRAKGLTNSEESKIIESQELEEAIDYFNSLDEEELDRKALIIKDVHYYIKNSEVLTKLKRLVLKSLSGVEFRIFFIGPLIEIPLEISEYVTVFELETLTKKDIENFIREFIRVYEVEVVEDEFIEYLSILLKGLTESEIENILSLSYATYGEISCRALNLILEEKAQVVRKSGVLTMVLNQTKFEEIGGLKNIKKWLSKKAFIFKEYERALSMGIEVPKGVCIVGMPGCGKSLTAKGAGDLFKVPTLRFDMGGIIGSHVGEAECNMKKAIKYAERFSPCILWIDEIEKAFSEMNSTVGGKQEALIITSYFLTWLQEKKTPVFVVATANSVKNIPSELLRKGRFDEVFFVDFPKEEERREILEVHLKKRKGSIEGIDIDYLSKATEGFTGVSIESIIKESMENAFIDGREEITNEDIISAIESNYDQREILKTEVKEKYNIFKEHNFKNASK
- a CDS encoding GspE/PulE family protein; translation: MIVWKKKERKKLGDMLVQAGKISQEDLIKSLENQIKTREKLGQILLKSNLITEDELVNFLSEQMNVKRIDLSNLDISEEVIKLIPKDVSEKYNLIGFKEEYGVLCVAMTDPTNLFAIDDLRFITQKNIQTFIAKSESIKKAIDKYYKKQENEETLEDLKKEYEIEEIEEEETEEQEGVINAPTVRLTNSILTGAIDLKASDIHVEPFEKTVIVRYRVDGALNEVMNIPKTAYPAVSTRMKIMAGMNIAEKRIPQDGRIQMKINGLPYDFRVNSLPTIYGEKIVIRILDRTGSLIDRDMLGFTDQENKMIDKILRQPNGILLVTGPTGSGKTTTLYSFLKEINTPDKNIITIEDPIEYMLDRINQVQVNSKAGLTFAAGLRSMLRQDPDVIMVGEIRDEETAQIAVRASITGHFVLSTLHTNDAPSTITRLIDMGLESYLVADAVVGIIAQRLVRRICPYCKEQVMSNEWENEVMNLSQSVPIYKATGCKHCSNTGFKGRVAVHEVLLMNNEIRRVVEKKEPMEVIMEAAKRNGMVNLFGNCRELVLRGETTVNEMVKVVHSND